In the Vicinamibacterales bacterium genome, one interval contains:
- a CDS encoding DNA/RNA non-specific endonuclease codes for MRSLSVRALAACALFSALAAVLSAAISIPTDAPYGQAFDTLGTSATAALPSDFRLDRPATVRTVGTYAAALGSTTQAGGTNLSSTAANGAYNFGATANANDRAVGFLSSGTATQSGNLYAQLANTTPTALSGLQISYNVEKYRGGTNAAGFRIQLYYSNDGASWTSAGSDFTTAFPADAANAGYASAPGVTVGVNKALSAAIPAGGTFYLAWNYSVASGTTTSNAQALAIDDINITGIVDDTPPPDTAPAVTAIAPANGAVNVPAGSTIAVTFSESVSAAAGAFALACDGAPQTLAMGTSPASSFTLTPASPLPYTSTCTVTVAASGISDADADDPPDQMDADFVASFTTANPPPPAATNVLINEVDSDTPGTDTAEFVELYDGGAGSTSLDGLVLVFFNGNGGASYAAFDLDGYSTDANGYFTIGNPAVPGVDLVFNPGASGLLQNGEDAVALYAGNASDFPNGTLVTAANLRDAIVYDTDDADEPGLLVLLNAGQVPANENGGGSGATQSNQRCPNGAGGARNTSPYAQGAPTPGGANNCVPPPPPSNSVIVISQIYGGGGNPGAALQNDFVELYNRGAAPVDIRGWSLQYASATGSGWDFTRQPLGGTIAPGEYYLVALGSNGAEGAALPPANIQGQINLSAANGKLALVNSFTPLTGNCPTGDPSVMDFVGYGSADCREGTTTAPSPSATNAILRLGNGSIDTDRNGSDFVAGAAAPRRTAPIVELGPMVLGTDPGSNRINAARDATIQVMFTEAVDVAGAWYDITCAGSGPHNSATFAGGGQAHYITPNSPFLPGEQCTVTIFKDQVADRDLDDSAPDTDTLPANYVWTFTVAAGTAPPYPPSVHLTMGNPSGAIASVGQPDDYLMEKPEFALAYNRDLGRPNWVSWHLSDEWVGSLTRVDSFRADPAVPPDWYRVQSFDFSDTGFDRGHMVPNADRDRETSIPINQATFLMTNMLAQAPDNNQGPWAALENYLRTLLPGDELYVVAGGAGVGGSGSNGGVTATVANGHVTVPAYTWKAALVLPKDGGDDAARVSCSSRTIAVIMPNTQGIRNDLWENYLTTVDAVEALTGYDLFSNLPEPIQRCVEAGINGDNPPLVKGTQTIAFGTPVPSPTYGDQPFAITAAGGASGNPVSLTAGGACTGQGSNGSVLATIVSGGTCTITASQAGSALYEPAPDATLTITIARAAPAFSALDAPTVEAGTASVNISGTLSAGALIPAGAVAVTVGGATAQASIAADGRFTAAVPTGALAASSTPYTVAFSFAGSQNFADAAAQSSLRVVDTTAPAIAAVTTTPDDLGVPSHRMVDVTVGYTAADFSGAPACSLRVSSNEAPNTTGDGNTSVDWLVLDAHRVQLRAERSGTGTGRVYTITITCTDGAGNTSTAAGTAVVSR; via the coding sequence ATGCGCTCCCTATCCGTCCGCGCGCTTGCCGCGTGTGCGCTCTTCTCCGCTCTCGCGGCGGTCCTGTCCGCCGCGATCTCGATCCCGACCGACGCGCCGTACGGGCAGGCGTTCGACACACTCGGCACCTCCGCGACGGCCGCCCTGCCGTCGGACTTCCGGCTGGATCGCCCGGCGACGGTCCGCACGGTCGGCACCTACGCGGCGGCGCTGGGCAGCACCACCCAGGCCGGCGGGACGAATCTGTCGAGCACGGCGGCAAACGGCGCCTACAACTTCGGCGCGACGGCGAACGCGAACGATCGCGCCGTCGGATTCCTCTCGTCGGGCACCGCGACCCAGAGCGGCAACCTGTACGCGCAGCTCGCCAACACCACGCCGACCGCGCTGAGCGGCCTGCAGATCTCGTACAACGTCGAGAAGTACCGCGGCGGGACCAATGCGGCCGGGTTCCGCATCCAGTTGTATTACTCGAACGACGGCGCGTCCTGGACCTCCGCCGGCTCTGACTTCACGACCGCGTTCCCGGCGGACGCGGCGAATGCCGGCTACGCCTCGGCGCCCGGGGTCACGGTCGGCGTCAACAAGGCGCTCAGCGCCGCGATTCCCGCCGGCGGCACCTTCTATCTCGCGTGGAACTACTCGGTGGCCAGCGGCACGACGACGAGCAACGCGCAGGCGCTTGCGATCGACGACATCAACATCACGGGGATCGTCGACGACACGCCGCCGCCCGATACCGCGCCGGCCGTCACGGCGATTGCGCCCGCGAACGGCGCCGTCAACGTCCCGGCGGGCTCGACGATTGCCGTCACGTTCAGCGAGAGCGTCAGCGCCGCCGCGGGCGCGTTCGCGCTCGCATGTGACGGGGCGCCGCAAACGCTCGCCATGGGTACGTCGCCGGCGAGCAGCTTCACCCTGACGCCCGCGTCGCCGCTGCCGTACACGTCCACGTGTACCGTCACCGTCGCGGCGTCGGGCATCTCCGACGCGGACGCCGACGATCCCCCCGATCAGATGGACGCCGACTTCGTCGCATCGTTCACCACCGCGAATCCGCCGCCGCCGGCGGCGACGAACGTGCTCATCAACGAGGTGGATTCCGACACGCCGGGCACGGATACCGCGGAGTTCGTCGAGCTGTACGACGGCGGCGCCGGCAGTACCTCCCTCGACGGCCTCGTGCTGGTCTTCTTCAACGGCAACGGCGGCGCCTCGTACGCGGCCTTCGATCTGGACGGCTACTCGACGGACGCGAATGGCTACTTCACGATCGGCAATCCTGCGGTGCCGGGCGTCGATCTCGTGTTCAACCCCGGCGCCTCCGGCCTGCTGCAGAACGGCGAGGATGCGGTCGCGCTCTACGCCGGGAACGCGTCGGATTTTCCGAACGGCACCCTGGTGACCGCCGCCAACCTCCGCGACGCCATCGTCTACGACACGGACGACGCCGATGAACCGGGACTGCTGGTGCTGCTGAACGCCGGACAAGTCCCCGCCAACGAGAACGGCGGGGGCAGCGGCGCGACGCAGTCGAATCAGCGCTGCCCCAACGGCGCGGGCGGCGCGCGCAACACGTCCCCGTACGCCCAGGGGGCGCCGACGCCCGGCGGCGCGAACAACTGCGTGCCTCCGCCTCCGCCCAGCAACAGCGTCATCGTGATCAGCCAGATCTACGGCGGCGGCGGCAATCCAGGGGCGGCGCTGCAGAACGACTTCGTCGAGCTGTACAACCGCGGCGCCGCGCCCGTGGACATTCGCGGATGGTCGCTGCAGTACGCCTCGGCGACCGGCAGCGGGTGGGACTTCACGCGGCAGCCGCTCGGCGGGACGATCGCGCCGGGCGAGTATTACCTGGTTGCGCTCGGCTCGAACGGGGCGGAGGGGGCGGCGCTGCCGCCGGCGAACATCCAGGGACAGATCAATCTCAGCGCGGCCAACGGCAAGCTCGCGCTGGTCAACAGCTTCACCCCCCTCACCGGCAACTGCCCGACGGGCGATCCCAGCGTGATGGACTTCGTCGGCTATGGATCCGCCGATTGCCGTGAAGGGACGACGACCGCGCCGTCGCCGAGCGCGACGAATGCGATCCTGCGCCTCGGCAACGGCAGCATCGATACCGATCGCAACGGCAGCGACTTCGTCGCCGGCGCCGCCGCGCCGCGCCGCACGGCGCCCATCGTCGAACTCGGGCCGATGGTGCTGGGCACCGATCCGGGATCGAACCGGATCAACGCGGCGCGCGACGCGACCATCCAGGTCATGTTCACGGAAGCCGTCGACGTCGCGGGCGCGTGGTACGACATCACGTGCGCGGGCAGCGGCCCGCACAACAGCGCGACGTTCGCCGGCGGCGGGCAGGCCCACTACATCACGCCGAATAGCCCGTTCCTGCCGGGCGAGCAGTGCACCGTGACGATCTTCAAGGATCAGGTCGCCGATCGGGATCTGGACGACAGCGCGCCCGACACGGACACGCTGCCGGCGAATTACGTCTGGACCTTCACGGTCGCGGCCGGCACCGCGCCGCCGTATCCGCCGAGCGTGCATCTGACGATGGGGAATCCGAGCGGGGCGATTGCGAGCGTCGGGCAGCCGGATGATTACCTGATGGAGAAGCCGGAGTTCGCGCTGGCGTACAACCGCGATCTCGGCCGCCCGAACTGGGTCAGCTGGCATCTCTCGGACGAGTGGGTCGGCAGCCTCACGCGGGTGGACAGCTTCCGGGCCGATCCGGCGGTGCCACCCGACTGGTACCGCGTGCAGTCGTTCGACTTCTCGGACACGGGATTCGATCGCGGGCACATGGTGCCGAATGCGGACCGCGACAGGGAAACCTCGATCCCGATCAACCAGGCCACGTTCCTGATGACCAACATGCTGGCGCAGGCGCCGGACAACAACCAGGGCCCGTGGGCGGCGCTCGAGAACTACTTGCGCACGCTGCTCCCCGGGGACGAGTTGTATGTCGTCGCCGGCGGCGCGGGGGTGGGCGGTTCCGGCAGCAACGGCGGCGTCACCGCGACGGTGGCGAACGGACACGTCACGGTGCCGGCGTACACGTGGAAGGCGGCGCTGGTGCTGCCCAAGGATGGCGGCGACGACGCCGCGCGCGTGAGCTGCTCGTCGCGGACGATCGCCGTGATCATGCCGAACACGCAGGGCATCAGGAACGATCTCTGGGAAAACTATCTGACGACCGTCGATGCCGTCGAGGCGCTGACGGGCTACGACCTGTTCTCGAACCTGCCGGAGCCGATTCAGCGCTGCGTCGAGGCCGGCATCAACGGCGACAATCCGCCGCTGGTCAAGGGCACGCAGACGATTGCATTCGGCACGCCGGTGCCGTCGCCGACCTACGGCGATCAGCCTTTCGCCATCACGGCCGCCGGCGGCGCGTCCGGCAATCCGGTGAGCCTCACCGCCGGCGGCGCCTGCACCGGGCAGGGCTCGAACGGCAGCGTGCTCGCGACCATCGTCTCGGGCGGGACCTGCACGATCACCGCGTCGCAGGCAGGCAGCGCGCTCTACGAGCCGGCGCCTGACGCCACCTTGACGATCACCATCGCCAGGGCGGCACCTGCGTTCAGCGCCCTCGACGCGCCGACCGTGGAGGCCGGCACGGCGTCGGTGAACATCAGCGGCACGCTGTCGGCCGGAGCGCTGATTCCGGCCGGCGCCGTGGCAGTCACCGTGGGAGGCGCCACGGCGCAGGCGTCGATCGCCGCCGACGGCCGCTTCACCGCCGCGGTGCCCACCGGCGCGCTCGCCGCGTCGTCCACGCCCTACACGGTCGCGTTCAGCTTTGCCGGCAGCCAGAACTTCGCCGACGCCGCCGCTCAATCGTCGCTCCGCGTCGTCGACACCACGGCGCCGGCGATTGCCGCGGTGACCACGACCCCGGACGATCTCGGCGTGCCGAGCCACCGCATGGTGGACGTGACCGTGGGCTACACCGCCGCCGACTTCAGCGGCGCGCCGGCGTGCTCGCTGCGCGTGTCCAGCAACGAAGCCCCGAACACGACCGGCGACGGCAATACCAGCGTCGACTGGCTGGTGCTCGACGCGCACCGCGTCCAGCTGCGCGCCGAGCGATCCGGCACCGGGACGGGACGGGTCTACACCATCACGATCACCTGCACGGACGGCGCCGGCAACACGTCGACGGCGGCCGGAACGGCGGTGGTATCGCGATGA
- a CDS encoding GNAT family N-acetyltransferase, producing the protein MLFATSTLAARIERAEAAVAAEFAAGARAGGKDVMIEPIGGTTAVYGGPGEPFNKIVGLGFAGPVDEAALAALEAKYDARAAEIRVEQATLADPSVAIMLTRRGYELIGYENVLGLALTPAIVDEMSQRMKQDITAGIAISRAEDDEIKVWIETVADGFLQPDHNDGPPPTESFSREILMGVYEGLVRSRSNALYLARRDGEVAGGGSVRISDGLAQLSGAATLPAHRRRGVQSALLRARLVDAASRGCDLAVVTTDPASKSQQNVQRAGFELLYPRAVLVRRAANARSRAG; encoded by the coding sequence ATGCTTTTCGCCACCAGCACGCTCGCGGCGCGGATCGAGAGAGCCGAAGCGGCCGTCGCGGCCGAGTTCGCCGCCGGCGCGCGCGCCGGCGGCAAGGACGTGATGATCGAGCCGATCGGCGGCACCACGGCGGTGTACGGCGGCCCCGGCGAGCCGTTCAACAAGATCGTCGGCCTGGGCTTCGCGGGGCCGGTCGACGAGGCGGCGCTGGCCGCGCTGGAGGCGAAGTACGACGCGCGCGCGGCGGAGATTCGCGTCGAACAGGCCACGCTTGCCGATCCGTCCGTCGCGATCATGCTCACGCGCCGTGGCTACGAGCTGATCGGCTACGAGAACGTGCTCGGCCTCGCGCTGACCCCGGCAATCGTCGACGAGATGTCGCAGCGGATGAAGCAGGACATCACCGCGGGCATCGCGATCTCGCGGGCTGAAGACGACGAGATCAAGGTGTGGATCGAGACCGTCGCGGACGGTTTCCTGCAACCGGACCACAACGATGGACCGCCGCCCACCGAATCCTTCTCGCGCGAGATCCTGATGGGCGTCTACGAGGGCCTGGTGCGGTCGCGGAGTAACGCGCTCTACCTCGCGCGGCGCGACGGCGAAGTGGCCGGTGGAGGCTCGGTGCGGATCTCGGACGGTCTCGCGCAGCTCTCCGGGGCCGCCACGCTGCCGGCGCACCGCCGGCGCGGCGTGCAGTCGGCGCTCCTTCGCGCCCGGCTCGTCGACGCCGCCTCGCGCGGCTGCGATCTCGCGGTCGTCACCACGGATCCGGCGTCGAAGTCGCAGCAGAACGTGCAGCGCGCCGGGTTCGAGCTGCTCTACCCGCGCGCCGTCCTCGTCCGCCGCGCCGCTAACGCACGATCACGCGCCGGATGA
- a CDS encoding NADH:flavin oxidoreductase/NADH oxidase encodes MPTLFTPLPLRDVTLRNRIVVSPMCEYSSPNGFATDWHVVHLGSRAVGGAGLVLTEATAVTADGRISPADLGIYLDDHVEPLARIFRFIESQGAVPGMQLAHAGRKASTAEPWKGGAPVALEDGGWTPIWAPSPLPFREGWQTPRAMTESDIANVVSAFAAGARRLLEAGGKVAEIHAAHGYLLHEFLSPLSNQRNDRYGGSFENRTRFVREVVDAVRAVWPERLPLFVRISATDWTDGGWTIDDSVALAAQLKDRGVDLIDCSTGGNVPHARIPVGPGYQVPFAERVRREAGIKTGAVGLITEPEQAEAILAREQADVIIMARELLRQPYWPLHAARALGAPVHPPVQYQRAF; translated from the coding sequence ATGCCGACCCTGTTCACGCCGCTGCCCCTTCGCGACGTCACCCTCCGCAACCGGATCGTCGTCTCGCCGATGTGCGAGTACTCGAGCCCGAATGGTTTCGCGACGGACTGGCACGTCGTGCATCTCGGCAGCCGCGCGGTGGGAGGAGCGGGACTGGTGCTGACCGAGGCCACGGCGGTCACGGCGGACGGACGGATCAGTCCCGCGGACCTGGGCATCTATCTCGACGACCACGTCGAGCCGCTCGCGCGCATCTTCCGATTCATCGAGTCGCAGGGGGCGGTGCCCGGGATGCAGCTCGCGCACGCGGGGCGCAAGGCGAGCACGGCGGAGCCATGGAAGGGGGGCGCGCCGGTGGCCCTCGAGGATGGCGGCTGGACGCCCATCTGGGCGCCGAGCCCGCTGCCGTTCCGCGAGGGATGGCAGACGCCGCGCGCGATGACGGAGTCGGACATCGCCAACGTGGTGTCCGCCTTCGCCGCCGGCGCCCGCCGCCTGCTGGAGGCCGGCGGCAAGGTCGCCGAGATTCATGCCGCGCACGGTTACCTGCTGCACGAGTTCCTGTCGCCGCTCAGCAATCAGCGGAACGACCGCTACGGCGGATCGTTCGAAAACCGCACGCGGTTCGTGCGCGAAGTGGTGGATGCGGTGCGTGCCGTATGGCCCGAGCGGCTGCCGTTGTTCGTCCGCATTTCCGCGACGGACTGGACGGACGGAGGATGGACGATCGACGACTCGGTGGCGCTCGCGGCGCAACTGAAGGATCGCGGCGTCGATCTGATCGACTGCTCCACCGGCGGCAATGTGCCGCACGCCAGGATTCCGGTCGGGCCCGGCTATCAGGTGCCGTTCGCGGAACGCGTCCGGCGCGAGGCGGGGATCAAGACCGGCGCGGTCGGCCTGATCACCGAGCCCGAACAGGCCGAGGCGATTCTCGCCCGCGAGCAGGCCGACGTGATCATCATGGCGCGCGAGCTGCTGCGCCAGCCGTACTGGCCGCTGCACGCTGCCCGCGCGCTCGGCGCGCCGGTGCATCCGCCGGTGCAATATCAGCGCGCGTTCTGA
- a CDS encoding PD-(D/E)XK nuclease family protein codes for MATLIESSSAQLRLDAARDFVQARARRGDVWLVGASRGSVDDLARTIASGAGATIGLHRFSLTQLAARLAAPVLADQELAPVTYLGSEAVAARATFEAQREGALDYFAPVARTPGFPRALARTLQELRLAGVGPDRLRTLDLGGRDLAALLERFDRQFAAASATDRATLFAAATEALGSDRHPIDRPAALVLLDVPIDSDVEFAFVRALIAGAASAAAPGSTARTLITVPSGDVGTLARLAALDLRPETLEPSDDSDLAALRRHLFERTNPAARRPAGDVRFFSAPGEGRECVEIARRIVQEARSGVRFDEIAVFLRAPQRYVGLLEHALARAGIPGWFDRGTRRPHPGGRAFLAMLACAGEHLSARRFAEYLSLAQVPRLDERKPPEFVLPLDDELTLPGARADAPAPDVPAADLQLSTEDDAIVDGSLRAPWKWETLIVESAVIGGDPERWARRLNGLANELRLQREAERKEDPDSPRLARIERDLRNLGHLRAFALPIVTRLAAWPASAAWGEWLDRFAELAPDVLRQPERVLRVLEQLRPMAEIGPVSLDEARDVIADRLQMLDMDPPRSRYGRVFVGSPHQARGRAFRVVFVAGLAERMFPQRPHEDPMLLDREMRLPLDAGLPLQEDRARTERLLLRLAVGAARERLWLSYPRLELAESRPRVPSFYALDVMRAVTGRIPQPQQLQDAAAAEGGAGLAWPAPPQPGDAIDDLEHDLSVLRELLQIEPRAAVRGQAHYLLKLNDALKRSVVARWSRGRSAWTPYDGITRVTGMTRPMLESQRLAARPYSLSALQKYSSCPYQFLLSAIYRLEPPREIEPLQKLDPLTRGSIFHEAQATFFRQLKQDGRLPVTPERVPHALRTIDAALAAVARRYKDELAPAIERVWDDEIADIGRDLRVWVRRLPGEDAWVPTYFEFAFGLRDQSGRDPNSVDEPVVVDGRFILRGSVDLVETQGDSLRITDHKTGKNRTTWKTVIGGGAILQPVLYGLAVEQALGKSVKAGRLFYCTTAGAFTDHQIPLNEANRRMGIEALEIVDRAIELGFLPAAPADRACTWCDFLPVCGPDEPRRVRNKASEKLGDLEALREKP; via the coding sequence ATGGCAACTCTCATCGAATCTTCTTCCGCACAACTCCGGCTCGACGCCGCGCGAGACTTCGTGCAGGCGCGCGCGCGCCGCGGCGACGTCTGGCTGGTCGGCGCCTCCCGCGGATCGGTGGACGATCTGGCGCGCACGATCGCGTCGGGGGCCGGGGCGACCATCGGGCTGCATCGCTTCAGCCTGACGCAGCTCGCCGCGCGGCTGGCCGCGCCGGTGCTCGCCGACCAGGAGCTCGCGCCGGTCACCTACCTCGGGTCCGAAGCCGTGGCCGCGCGCGCCACGTTCGAAGCGCAACGCGAGGGGGCGCTCGACTATTTCGCGCCGGTCGCGAGGACGCCGGGTTTCCCGCGCGCGCTGGCGCGCACGCTTCAGGAGCTGCGGCTGGCGGGCGTCGGTCCCGACCGGCTGCGGACGCTCGACCTCGGCGGCCGCGATCTCGCGGCGCTGCTCGAGCGGTTCGACCGGCAGTTCGCCGCCGCGTCCGCGACGGACCGCGCGACGCTCTTCGCGGCCGCGACCGAGGCGCTGGGCTCGGACCGTCACCCGATCGATCGTCCGGCGGCGCTCGTGCTGCTGGACGTGCCGATCGATTCCGACGTCGAGTTCGCCTTCGTCCGCGCGCTGATTGCGGGCGCCGCGTCCGCCGCCGCTCCGGGATCGACGGCGCGGACGCTGATCACGGTGCCCAGCGGCGACGTCGGCACGCTGGCGCGCCTGGCCGCGCTCGACCTCCGCCCTGAGACGCTGGAGCCGTCGGATGACAGCGACCTCGCCGCGCTGCGCCGCCATCTGTTCGAGCGGACGAATCCGGCCGCCCGCCGGCCCGCCGGTGACGTTCGCTTCTTCTCGGCGCCCGGTGAAGGGCGCGAGTGCGTCGAGATCGCGCGGCGGATCGTGCAGGAGGCGCGGAGCGGGGTGCGTTTCGACGAGATCGCCGTCTTCCTGCGCGCGCCCCAGCGCTATGTCGGGCTGCTCGAGCACGCGCTGGCGCGCGCCGGCATCCCGGGGTGGTTCGATCGCGGCACCCGCCGGCCCCATCCGGGCGGCCGCGCGTTTCTCGCCATGCTCGCGTGCGCCGGCGAGCATCTCTCCGCCCGCCGCTTCGCCGAGTATCTCTCGCTCGCACAGGTCCCGCGCCTCGACGAGCGGAAGCCGCCCGAGTTCGTGCTGCCGCTGGACGACGAGCTGACGCTCCCGGGAGCGCGCGCCGATGCGCCCGCGCCGGACGTGCCGGCCGCCGACCTCCAGCTCTCGACCGAAGACGACGCGATCGTCGACGGCAGCCTGCGGGCGCCCTGGAAATGGGAGACGCTGATCGTCGAGTCCGCGGTCATCGGCGGCGATCCGGAGCGCTGGGCGCGGCGGCTGAACGGGCTCGCGAACGAGCTGCGCCTGCAGCGCGAGGCCGAGCGCAAGGAGGATCCCGACTCGCCCCGCCTGGCGCGGATCGAGCGCGACCTCCGCAATCTCGGCCACCTGCGCGCCTTTGCGCTGCCGATCGTCACTCGTCTCGCCGCCTGGCCGGCGTCGGCCGCCTGGGGGGAGTGGCTCGATCGCTTTGCGGAGCTCGCGCCCGACGTGCTGCGCCAGCCCGAACGCGTCCTTCGCGTGCTCGAACAGCTGCGGCCGATGGCGGAGATCGGGCCGGTCTCGCTCGACGAGGCCCGCGACGTGATTGCCGATCGGCTGCAGATGCTCGACATGGATCCGCCGCGCAGCCGCTACGGCCGCGTGTTCGTCGGCAGTCCCCATCAGGCGCGCGGCCGCGCCTTCCGCGTCGTCTTCGTCGCCGGGCTGGCGGAGCGGATGTTTCCGCAGCGGCCGCACGAGGATCCGATGCTCCTCGATCGCGAGATGCGGCTCCCGCTCGACGCGGGCCTGCCGCTGCAGGAGGATCGCGCCAGGACCGAACGTCTGCTGCTGCGGCTTGCCGTCGGCGCGGCGCGCGAGCGGCTGTGGCTCTCGTATCCGCGCCTGGAGCTGGCGGAATCGCGTCCGCGGGTGCCGAGCTTCTATGCGCTCGACGTCATGCGCGCGGTCACCGGGCGGATTCCGCAGCCGCAGCAGCTGCAGGATGCCGCGGCGGCCGAAGGCGGAGCGGGGCTGGCGTGGCCGGCGCCGCCGCAGCCGGGCGACGCCATCGACGATCTCGAGCACGACCTCTCGGTGCTGCGCGAGCTGCTGCAGATCGAGCCGCGCGCCGCCGTCCGCGGCCAGGCGCATTACCTGCTGAAGCTCAACGACGCGCTGAAGCGATCGGTCGTCGCGCGCTGGTCGCGCGGCCGCTCGGCCTGGACGCCGTACGACGGCATCACCCGGGTGACCGGCATGACCAGGCCGATGCTCGAGTCACAGCGCCTCGCGGCGCGGCCGTACTCGCTCTCCGCGCTGCAGAAGTACTCCTCGTGCCCGTATCAGTTCCTGCTGTCGGCGATCTACCGGCTCGAGCCGCCGCGCGAGATCGAGCCGCTGCAGAAGCTCGACCCGCTCACCCGCGGATCGATCTTTCACGAGGCGCAGGCGACGTTCTTCCGTCAGTTGAAGCAGGACGGCCGCCTGCCGGTCACGCCCGAGCGCGTGCCGCACGCGCTCAGGACGATCGACGCGGCGCTCGCGGCGGTCGCGAGGAGATACAAGGACGAACTGGCGCCGGCCATCGAACGGGTGTGGGACGACGAGATCGCCGACATCGGACGCGACCTGCGGGTCTGGGTCCGCCGGCTCCCGGGTGAAGACGCGTGGGTTCCCACCTACTTCGAGTTCGCGTTCGGGCTCCGCGACCAGAGCGGCCGCGATCCCAACAGCGTCGACGAGCCGGTCGTCGTCGACGGCCGGTTCATCCTGCGCGGTTCCGTCGACCTCGTCGAGACGCAGGGAGACTCGCTGCGGATCACCGACCACAAGACGGGAAAGAACCGCACCACCTGGAAGACGGTGATCGGCGGCGGCGCCATTCTGCAGCCGGTGCTCTACGGCCTCGCCGTCGAGCAGGCGCTCGGCAAATCCGTGAAGGCTGGCCGTCTGTTCTATTGCACGACGGCCGGCGCCTTCACCGATCACCAGATTCCGCTGAACGAGGCCAACCGCCGGATGGGCATCGAAGCGCTCGAGATCGTCGATCGCGCGATCGAGCTGGGCTTCCTGCCCGCGGCGCCCGCCGACCGCGCCTGCACCTGGTGCGATTTCCTCCCCGTCTGCGGTCCCGACGAGCCCCGCCGGGTCCGCAACAAGGCGTCCGAAAAGCTCGGCGACCTCGAGGCTCTGCGCGAAAAGCCGTGA